The Vicia villosa cultivar HV-30 ecotype Madison, WI linkage group LG1, Vvil1.0, whole genome shotgun sequence genome includes a region encoding these proteins:
- the LOC131643926 gene encoding universal stress protein PHOS34-like isoform X2 produces the protein MASSDQQPEKAQPVMIVAIDESEHSAYALKWTLDHFFNNNNPVFKLVLLHARPSATSSVGLAGPGAAEVLPIVDSDLRKIAARVVESAKQLCVKKSVNDVIVEVVEGDARNVLCDTVEKYHASILVVGSHGYGAIKRAVLGSVSDYCAHHAHCTVMIVKKPKTKH, from the exons ATGGCAAGTTCAGATCAACAACCAGAGAAAGCACAACCAGTGATGATAGTTGCAATCGACGAGAGCGAACACAGTGCTTACGCTCTCAAATGGACTCTTGATCatttcttcaacaacaacaatcctGTTTTCAAGCTTGTTCTTCTTCATGCTAGACCTTCCGCTACTTCTTCTGTTGGTCTTGCTGGTcctg GAGCTGCTGAGGTTTTGCCGATTGTGGATTCTGATTTGAGAAAGATTGCTGCTAGAGTTGTTGAGAGTGCTAAACAGCTTTGCGTTAAGAAATCG GTAAATGATGTAATAGTGGAGGTGGTGGAAGGTGATGCTAGAAATGTTCTCTGTGATACAGTGGAAAAGTACCATGCTTCAATATTGGTTGTGGGTAGTCATGGTTATGGAGCTATAAAAAG GGCGGTTTTAGGTAGTGTAAGTGACTATTGTGCTCATCATGCTCATTGCACTGTCATGATTGTGAAGAAGCCAAAAACCAAGCACTGA
- the LOC131643926 gene encoding universal stress protein PHOS34-like isoform X1 translates to MASSDQQPEKAQPVMIVAIDESEHSAYALKWTLDHFFNNNNPVFKLVLLHARPSATSSVGLAGPVYAGAAEVLPIVDSDLRKIAARVVESAKQLCVKKSVNDVIVEVVEGDARNVLCDTVEKYHASILVVGSHGYGAIKRAVLGSVSDYCAHHAHCTVMIVKKPKTKH, encoded by the exons ATGGCAAGTTCAGATCAACAACCAGAGAAAGCACAACCAGTGATGATAGTTGCAATCGACGAGAGCGAACACAGTGCTTACGCTCTCAAATGGACTCTTGATCatttcttcaacaacaacaatcctGTTTTCAAGCTTGTTCTTCTTCATGCTAGACCTTCCGCTACTTCTTCTGTTGGTCTTGCTGGTcctg TGTATGCAGGAGCTGCTGAGGTTTTGCCGATTGTGGATTCTGATTTGAGAAAGATTGCTGCTAGAGTTGTTGAGAGTGCTAAACAGCTTTGCGTTAAGAAATCG GTAAATGATGTAATAGTGGAGGTGGTGGAAGGTGATGCTAGAAATGTTCTCTGTGATACAGTGGAAAAGTACCATGCTTCAATATTGGTTGTGGGTAGTCATGGTTATGGAGCTATAAAAAG GGCGGTTTTAGGTAGTGTAAGTGACTATTGTGCTCATCATGCTCATTGCACTGTCATGATTGTGAAGAAGCCAAAAACCAAGCACTGA
- the LOC131643925 gene encoding hydroxyisourate hydrolase-like encodes MELQKYFTLVFLLFLKLSLSVFSTDHNNYSRSDFPVDFIFGSGTSAYQVEGAANEDGRTPSIWDTLAHARSAHGEGGNGDVACDTYHKYKEDVQLMVETGLDAYRFSISWSRLIPNGRGPVNPKGLQYYNNLINELISNGIQPHVTLHNYDLPQALEDDYEGWLSRDVIKDFTNYADVCFREFGDRVKYWTTVNEPNIFAVGSYDQGLAPPQRCSPPFCIIPSSKGNSTFEPYLAAHHILLAHSSAVRLYRRKYREQQHGFVGISFYTFGIVLQTNTEKDKAARERVRTFYFGWFMEPLLHGDYPNLMKKNAGARIPAFTTRESEQVKGSYDFIGIIHYSEFNVSDNYGALKTALRDYIADMGANLFSAQGILADGEYPMAPWALQEVLETFKTLYGNPPMFIHENGQRTVSNASLHDVSRVEYLQAYIGSTLDSLRNGSNVKGYFVWSFMDAFELLDGYKSGFGLYYVDRNDPELRRYPKLSAKWYKQFLNGSSSSLVGAIELNDNSSLASLGHSFQ; translated from the exons ATGGAACTACAAAAATATTTCACCCTGGTTTTCCTTTTGTTTCTAAAATTGTCTTTGTCTGTGTTCTCTACTGATCATAATAACTATAGCAGGAGTGATTTTCcagttgattttatttttggttcaggCACATCTGCTTATCAAGTGGAAGGAGCTGCTAATGAAGATGGAAGAACTCCTAGCATttgggataccttagcacatgcta GGTCTGCACATGGTGAGGGTGGAAATGGAGATGTAGCATGCGACACGTACCATAAATACAAG GAGGACGTGCAGCTCATGGTTGAAACAGGCCTTGATGCTTATAGATTTTCCATTTCTTGGTCCAGATTAATACCAA ATGGTAGAGGACCCGTCAATCCCAAGGGACTACAATACTACAACAATCTCATCAATGAACTCATTAGCAATG GTATCCAACCACATGTGACACTACACAACTATGATCTTCCACAAGCACTTGAAGATGACTATGAAGGATGGCTTAGTCGTGATGTCAT AAAAGACTTCACTAATTATGCAGACGTGTGTTTTAGAGAGTTCGGAGATAGAGTCAAATATTGGACAACTGTGAACGAGCCAAATATTTTTGCCGTAGGTAGTTATGATCAGGGACTAGCCCCACCTCAACGATGCTCTCCTCCATTTTGTATTATACCAAGCTCTAAGGGAAACTCGACATTTGAACCGTACCTGGCCGCACATCATATTTTGTTAGCTCATTCTTCAGCTGTGAGATTGTATAGAAGAAAGTATAGG GAGCAACAACATGGATTTGTTGGTATCTCTTTCTATACATTTGGGATAGTTCTTCAGACAAATACAGAGAAAGACAAAGCAGCACGTGAACGAGTCCGTACTTTTTATTTTGGTTG GTTTATGGAACCCTTGTTGCACGGAGACTATCCCAATTTGATGAAGAAAAATGCAGGTGCAAGAATACCGGCATTCACAACTCGGGAATCTGAACAAGTTAAGGGTTCCTACGACTTTATTGGCATAATTCACTACAGCGAATTTAATGTATCAGACAATTATGGTGCCCTGAAGACAGCACTAAGAGATTACATTGCAGACATGGGTGCAAATTTATTCT CTGCACAGGGTATACTTGCAGACGGAGAG TATCCTATGGCACCATGGGCTTTACAAGAAGTGCTGGAAACATTCAAGACCCTTTATGGCAATCCACCTATGTTCATTCATGAAAATG GCCAAAGGACAGTCAGCAATGCATCACTCCACGATGTATCAAGGGTGGAATACTTGCAAGCATACATTGGTAGCACACTCGATTCCTTGAG GAATGGATCAAATGTAAAGGGGTATTTTGTGTGGTCTTTCATGGATGCATTTGAGTTATTGGATGGATATAAATCAGGCTTTGGACTATACTATGTGGATAGGAATGATCCAGAGTTGAGAAGATACCCAAAGCTCTCCGCAAAATGGTATAAGCAATTTTTAAATGGCTCAAGTTCCTCTCTAGTTGGTGCTATTGAACTCAACGACAATTCATCACTAGCTTCTCTTGGACATTCATTTCAGTAG
- the LOC131643924 gene encoding hydroxyisourate hydrolase-like isoform X1, producing MEPQKYFTLVFLLFLNLSVLVLTADDNNYSRSDFPVDFIFGSGTSAYQVEGAANEDGRTPSIWDTFAHAGFAQGGNGDVACDTYHKYKEDVQLMVETGLDAYRFSISWSRLIPNGRGPVNPKGLQYYNNLINELISNGIQPHVTLHNYDLPQALEDDYEGWLSRDVIKDFTNYADVCFREFGDRVKYWTTVNEPNIFAMGSYDQGIAPPQRCSPPFCIIPSSKGNSTFEPYLAAHHILLAHSSAVRLYRRKYREQQHGFVGISFYTFGIVPQTNTEKDKAACERIRTFYFGWFMEPLLHGDYPSLMKVNAGARIPTFTTRESEEVKGSYDFIGIIHYSKFNVSDNSDALNIKLRDFSADSGAKLLAVQDILGDGEYPMAPWALQEVLETFKTLYGNPPMFIHENGQRTASNASNASLHDVSRVEYLKAYIGSTLDSLRNGSNVKGYFVWSFMDAFELLDGYKSGFGLYSVDRNDPELRRYPKLSAKWYKEFLNGSSSSLVGAIELKDDSSLASLGHSFK from the exons ATGGAACCACAAAAATATTTTACTCttgttttccttttgtttctAAACTTGTCTGTGTTGGTGTTGACTGCTGATGATAATAATTATAGCAGAAGTGATTTTCCGgttgattttatttttggttcaggAACTTCTGCTTATCAGGTGGAAGGAGCTGCTAATGAAGATGGAAGAACTCCTAGCATTTGGGATACTTTTGCTCATGCTG GTTTTGCACAGGGTGGAAATGGAGATGTAGCCTGCGACACGTACCATAAATACAAG GAAGATGTGCAGCTCATGGTTGAAACAGGCCTTGATGCCTATAGATTTTCCATTTCTTGGTCCAGATTGATACCAA ATGGTAGAGGACCCGTCAATCCCAAGGGACTTCAGTACTACAACAATCTCATCAATGAGCTCATTAGCAATG GTATCCAACCACATGTGACACTACACAACTATGATCTTCCACAAGCACTTGAAGATGACTATGAAGGATGGCTTAGTCGTGATGTCAT AAAAGACTTCACAAACTATGCAGACGTGTGTTTTAGAGAGTTTGGCGATAGAGTCAAATATTGGACAACTGTGAACGAGCCCAATATCTTTGCCATGGGTAGTTATGATCAGGGAATAGCCCCACCTCAACGATGCTCTCCTCCATTTTGTATTATACCGAGCTCTAAGGGAAACTCGACATTTGAACCGTACCTGGCTGCACATCATATTTTGTTAGCTCATTCTTCTGCTGTGAGATTGTATAGAAGAAAGTACAGG GAGCAACAACATGGATTTGTTGGTATCTCTTTCTATACATTTGGGATAGTTCCTCAGACTAATACAGAGAAAGACAAGGCAGCATGTGAACGTATCCGTACTTTTTATTTTGGTTG GTTTATGGAACCCTTGTTGCACGGAGACTATCCAAGTTTAATGAAGGTAAATGCTGGTGCAAGAATACCGACATTCACAACTCGTGAATCTGAAGAAGTTAAGGGTTCCTACGACTTTATAGGCATAATTCACTACAGCAAATTTAATGTATCAGACAATTCTGATGCCCTGAACATAAAACTCAGAGATTTCAGTGCAGACTCAGGTGCAAAACTACTTG CTGTGCAGGATATACTCGGAGACGGTGAG TATCCTATGGCACCATGGGCTTTACAAGAAGTGCTGGAAACATTCAAGACCCTTTATGGCAATCCACCTATGTTCATTCATGAAAATG GCCAACGGACAGCAAGCAATGCGAGCAATGCATCACTCCACGATGTATCAAGGGTGGAATACTTGAAAGCATACATTGGTAGCACACTCGATTCCTTGAG AAATGGATCAAATGTAAAGGGGTATTTTGTGTGGTCTTTCATGGATGCATTTGAGTTATTGGATGGATATAAATCAGGCTTTGGACTATACTCTGTGGATAGGAATGATCCAGAGTTGAGAAGATACCCAAAGCTCTCTGCAAAATGGTATAAGGAATTTTTGAATGGCTCAAGTTCCTCTCTAGTTGGTGCTATTGAACTCAAGGACGATTCATCACTTGCTTCTCTTGGACATTCATTTAAGTAG
- the LOC131643924 gene encoding hydroxyisourate hydrolase-like isoform X2, producing the protein MEPQKYFTLVFLLFLNLSVLVLTADDNNYSRSDFPVDFIFGSGTSAYQVEGAANEDGRTPSIWDTFAHAGFAQGGNGDVACDTYHKYKEDVQLMVETGLDAYRFSISWSRLIPNGRGPVNPKGLQYYNNLINELISNGIQPHVTLHNYDLPQALEDDYEGWLSRDVIKDFTNYADVCFREFGDRVKYWTTVNEPNIFAMGSYDQGIAPPQRCSPPFCIIPSSKGNSTFEPYLAAHHILLAHSSAVRLYRRKYREQQHGFVGISFYTFGIVPQTNTEKDKAACERIRTFYFGWFMEPLLHGDYPSLMKVNAGARIPTFTTRESEEVKGSYDFIGIIHYSKFNVSDNSDALNIKLRDFSADSGAKLLAVQDILGDGEYPMAPWALQEVLETFKTLYGNPPMFIHENGVVKLSFKGFNNDLVNHS; encoded by the exons ATGGAACCACAAAAATATTTTACTCttgttttccttttgtttctAAACTTGTCTGTGTTGGTGTTGACTGCTGATGATAATAATTATAGCAGAAGTGATTTTCCGgttgattttatttttggttcaggAACTTCTGCTTATCAGGTGGAAGGAGCTGCTAATGAAGATGGAAGAACTCCTAGCATTTGGGATACTTTTGCTCATGCTG GTTTTGCACAGGGTGGAAATGGAGATGTAGCCTGCGACACGTACCATAAATACAAG GAAGATGTGCAGCTCATGGTTGAAACAGGCCTTGATGCCTATAGATTTTCCATTTCTTGGTCCAGATTGATACCAA ATGGTAGAGGACCCGTCAATCCCAAGGGACTTCAGTACTACAACAATCTCATCAATGAGCTCATTAGCAATG GTATCCAACCACATGTGACACTACACAACTATGATCTTCCACAAGCACTTGAAGATGACTATGAAGGATGGCTTAGTCGTGATGTCAT AAAAGACTTCACAAACTATGCAGACGTGTGTTTTAGAGAGTTTGGCGATAGAGTCAAATATTGGACAACTGTGAACGAGCCCAATATCTTTGCCATGGGTAGTTATGATCAGGGAATAGCCCCACCTCAACGATGCTCTCCTCCATTTTGTATTATACCGAGCTCTAAGGGAAACTCGACATTTGAACCGTACCTGGCTGCACATCATATTTTGTTAGCTCATTCTTCTGCTGTGAGATTGTATAGAAGAAAGTACAGG GAGCAACAACATGGATTTGTTGGTATCTCTTTCTATACATTTGGGATAGTTCCTCAGACTAATACAGAGAAAGACAAGGCAGCATGTGAACGTATCCGTACTTTTTATTTTGGTTG GTTTATGGAACCCTTGTTGCACGGAGACTATCCAAGTTTAATGAAGGTAAATGCTGGTGCAAGAATACCGACATTCACAACTCGTGAATCTGAAGAAGTTAAGGGTTCCTACGACTTTATAGGCATAATTCACTACAGCAAATTTAATGTATCAGACAATTCTGATGCCCTGAACATAAAACTCAGAGATTTCAGTGCAGACTCAGGTGCAAAACTACTTG CTGTGCAGGATATACTCGGAGACGGTGAG TATCCTATGGCACCATGGGCTTTACAAGAAGTGCTGGAAACATTCAAGACCCTTTATGGCAATCCACCTATGTTCATTCATGAAAATG GAGTTGTAAAATTAAGCTTCAAGGGATTTAACAACGATTTGGTGAACCATTCATAA